In Sulfurovum xiamenensis, a genomic segment contains:
- a CDS encoding DUF2231 domain-containing protein, whose amino-acid sequence MQLPAISLPKVEFPFDIPVLWHPVVDHFVIALPVVILLLELVNLVLRKKAISGMSFFLILFTVFAAIGAYFTGLVDGSEAYPTLNDAAKEALAAHKNLGTYLMLASGVLLLFKLISMLTDKSIIRVIYIFILIVFVAGIFEQGEEGGELVYKHGLNVAQVKVLDDELFDVQEELDETIEELEEMKASVETEKEENIETNTTQTEAETAVETTPVETITESVETEVKKEVETLQVEGMPEEMVQPEIATH is encoded by the coding sequence ATGCAATTACCAGCTATCTCATTACCAAAAGTAGAATTTCCGTTTGATATCCCTGTTTTATGGCACCCTGTGGTAGACCATTTCGTGATCGCTCTACCAGTTGTGATCCTCTTGTTGGAGCTCGTCAATTTAGTGTTGAGAAAGAAAGCAATCAGCGGTATGTCTTTCTTTTTGATTCTTTTCACTGTGTTCGCAGCGATTGGCGCATATTTTACAGGACTGGTGGATGGAAGCGAAGCTTACCCTACATTGAATGATGCGGCTAAAGAAGCTCTTGCTGCGCACAAAAATTTAGGGACCTACCTGATGTTGGCCTCAGGGGTTCTTTTACTTTTCAAATTAATCTCCATGCTTACAGATAAAAGTATTATAAGAGTCATATATATCTTCATTCTTATCGTATTTGTTGCAGGTATTTTTGAACAAGGTGAAGAGGGTGGAGAACTTGTGTACAAACATGGGCTAAATGTTGCACAAGTTAAAGTACTCGATGATGAACTCTTTGATGTGCAAGAAGAACTTGATGAAACGATAGAAGAACTCGAAGAGATGAAAGCTTCAGTAGAAACAGAGAAAGAAGAGAACATAGAAACAAACACTACTCAGACTGAAGCAGAAACAGCTGTAGAGACTACGCCTGTTGAAACTATTACTGAAAGTGTTGAAACTGAAGTGAAAAAAGAAGTGGAAACACTACAAGTAGAAGGCATGCCAGAAGAGATGGTACAACCGGAAATTGCTACACATTAA
- the hemJ gene encoding protoporphyrinogen oxidase HemJ, translating to MAYYSWILAFHVMSFVSWMAMLFYLPRLFIYHRENADTKAFTDIVEIQEYKLFKYIGVPAMWATIISGAFMLYLNSGIFSSGGWMHAKLLLLAFLIAYHFSLESIRRTLIDDPHYKSSKYFRIYNEIPTLLMIFIVIMVVVKPF from the coding sequence ATGGCATATTATAGTTGGATCTTGGCATTTCACGTGATGAGCTTTGTCTCTTGGATGGCGATGTTGTTTTATCTGCCGAGATTGTTTATCTATCATCGTGAAAATGCTGATACGAAAGCATTTACAGATATTGTGGAGATACAAGAGTATAAACTCTTTAAATATATAGGTGTGCCGGCTATGTGGGCAACGATCATCTCCGGTGCGTTTATGCTTTATCTGAATTCAGGCATTTTCTCAAGTGGCGGATGGATGCATGCCAAATTGCTGCTTCTTGCGTTTCTTATAGCCTATCACTTCTCTTTAGAGAGTATTCGAAGAACACTGATCGATGATCCACACTATAAAAGCAGCAAATACTTCAGGATCTATAATGAAATACCGACCCTGCTTATGATATTTATTGTGATTATGGTAGTAGTTAAGCCCTTTTAA
- a CDS encoding endonuclease/exonuclease/phosphatase family protein: protein MRYLLLFLLPLLIFSKPFKVATYNVENLFDAEYVGTEYDDYTVKHNWTQRMVDIKLNHTAEVICDLDADILGLQEVENAHILQQLMTRLKRVGCPYRYSAITHKKNASIQVALLSRYPIKRQSDIEVSVAAGVRNILEVEVDIKGKPLTLFVNHWKSKAYQGYESKRIKYAKALQSRIAKMPETKEYIILGDFNSDHNVYLTLENKINDTHGKTAFNDVLKTKVGDYLVEEDEMVKADKGVHYTLWKELPVDQRWSHKFYGKKSSLDQIVLPKQMFDKKGVDYVNNSFKVFKRSYLFTKKGYINKWEYKNGKHRAKGYSDHLPVYAYFDTAPYIAEKKKRNVQKVEIRSIEDLYTIEALEGKIKLENVVVVLKRGRSAVVKQSIHGRGIYLYGCADRLEEGHRYDLLVEGIKTYHGLKEITHAYRVKDNGAVDNEQYMLSSDTFMSKKIQQNEVLKGISGMYKNNFLYVNEKKVPVYFKKKKLAPENGSRLKIHYAHLGYYKKLQVVIYTKKDFEVWE, encoded by the coding sequence GTGCGATACTTGCTTTTATTTTTATTGCCACTATTAATTTTTTCCAAACCTTTTAAAGTAGCCACTTATAATGTGGAAAACCTTTTTGATGCAGAGTATGTCGGTACGGAGTATGATGACTACACGGTAAAACATAATTGGACACAACGTATGGTGGACATCAAACTGAACCATACTGCTGAGGTCATCTGTGATCTTGATGCAGATATACTGGGGCTTCAGGAAGTAGAGAATGCTCATATACTTCAACAGCTGATGACCCGGTTAAAGAGAGTAGGATGCCCCTATAGATATTCGGCAATCACTCATAAAAAGAATGCATCTATTCAGGTGGCTCTTTTATCTCGTTATCCTATAAAAAGACAAAGTGACATTGAGGTGAGTGTGGCTGCAGGTGTGAGAAATATATTGGAAGTGGAGGTAGATATAAAAGGGAAACCCTTAACATTGTTTGTGAACCATTGGAAATCCAAGGCCTATCAAGGGTATGAGAGTAAACGTATCAAGTATGCGAAGGCTTTGCAGTCTCGTATCGCAAAGATGCCAGAGACAAAAGAGTATATCATATTGGGAGATTTTAACAGTGATCATAATGTTTATCTAACTTTAGAGAATAAGATCAACGACACGCATGGTAAAACAGCATTCAATGATGTGCTGAAAACCAAAGTAGGTGACTATCTCGTCGAAGAAGACGAAATGGTAAAAGCAGATAAAGGGGTGCATTATACATTGTGGAAGGAGTTACCGGTTGATCAGCGTTGGAGCCATAAGTTTTATGGAAAAAAATCCAGTTTGGATCAGATCGTACTTCCCAAACAGATGTTTGACAAGAAGGGTGTAGATTATGTCAACAACTCTTTTAAAGTTTTTAAGAGATCGTATCTTTTTACAAAGAAAGGGTACATCAACAAGTGGGAGTATAAAAATGGTAAACACAGGGCAAAAGGATATTCTGACCATTTACCTGTGTATGCCTATTTTGATACAGCGCCTTATATCGCTGAAAAGAAAAAAAGAAATGTACAAAAAGTAGAGATAAGGAGTATTGAGGATCTCTATACTATAGAAGCATTGGAAGGGAAGATCAAACTTGAAAATGTCGTAGTGGTATTAAAAAGAGGTCGTAGTGCCGTAGTGAAACAGAGTATACATGGACGAGGTATTTACTTATACGGTTGTGCAGACAGATTGGAAGAGGGGCATAGGTATGATCTTCTTGTAGAGGGTATCAAAACATATCACGGATTAAAAGAGATCACCCATGCCTATAGAGTCAAAGACAATGGTGCTGTAGATAATGAACAATATATGCTGAGTAGTGATACATTTATGTCAAAAAAGATACAACAGAACGAAGTGCTTAAAGGGATCTCAGGTATGTATAAAAATAATTTTTTGTATGTCAATGAGAAAAAGGTTCCAGTCTATTTTAAAAAGAAGAAACTTGCCCCTGAAAATGGTAGTCGTCTAAAGATACACTATGCACATCTTGGTTATTATAAGAAGCTACAAGTAGTGATATACACTAAAAAAGATTTTGAGGTATGGGAGTAA
- a CDS encoding YidB family protein — protein MELADLLKTAASMIQNNGDDTTAGLDENHIVNALNTLVGNGAGGLDLVKFVGGLSQNGLGEIVGSWLGNGENKAISMEQITTLLGAENVATFAYDLGLSKESSARALANVIPQVVDLATRGEGTIMDEMLANTGGSNGAMEMLSKMFR, from the coding sequence ATGGAATTAGCAGATTTATTGAAAACGGCAGCTTCTATGATACAAAACAATGGTGATGATACAACCGCTGGACTTGATGAGAATCATATCGTTAATGCGCTCAATACCCTTGTAGGAAATGGAGCAGGAGGACTTGATCTTGTGAAATTTGTAGGCGGGTTGTCTCAAAATGGTCTGGGTGAGATCGTGGGATCATGGTTAGGAAACGGCGAGAACAAAGCTATCTCCATGGAGCAGATCACGACACTGCTGGGTGCTGAAAATGTGGCTACCTTTGCTTATGATCTTGGTCTATCCAAAGAGAGTTCAGCACGTGCTTTAGCCAATGTCATACCCCAGGTTGTAGATCTGGCAACAAGAGGAGAAGGTACGATTATGGATGAAATGCTTGCCAATACAGGTGGATCTAATGGGGCTATGGAGATGCTGAGCAAAATGTTCCGTTAA
- a CDS encoding CvfB family protein, with protein MNEKSKNLHIEIGKINTLEVARDTDYGLFLEAKDDSEVLLPNVYVMEDEMPIGALIDVFIYTDSEDRPVATTKMPYAKLGEYGYFTVVDYKSYGAFVNWGLPKDLFVPLSQQKEYFNIGKKYLLRVCLDEQTGRLYGTQKIGKYFNRDMSGLHQNKKLDAIVLAKTPLGFKVVADNQYEGMLFDNEIFEEIRVGDRKQVYIKKVRKDYKLDLSLQPIGKQAKISEAEGTILQLLKEADGTLPYTYKSDAEEIKKVFGMSKKNFKRTLTELIEAKKIELLDDAIVLL; from the coding sequence ATGAATGAAAAATCAAAAAACTTACATATAGAGATCGGAAAAATCAATACCCTCGAAGTTGCTAGAGATACGGATTACGGATTGTTTTTAGAAGCAAAAGATGACAGTGAAGTACTGCTTCCGAATGTATACGTCATGGAAGATGAGATGCCTATTGGTGCACTGATAGATGTATTCATCTATACAGACAGTGAAGACCGCCCTGTAGCGACTACTAAAATGCCTTATGCCAAATTGGGTGAGTATGGCTATTTTACGGTGGTGGACTATAAGTCTTATGGTGCATTTGTAAACTGGGGACTCCCTAAAGACCTCTTTGTGCCTCTTTCCCAACAAAAAGAGTATTTTAATATCGGCAAAAAGTATCTTTTACGTGTCTGTCTGGATGAACAAACGGGCCGTCTTTATGGTACGCAGAAAATAGGGAAATATTTCAACAGAGACATGAGTGGCCTGCATCAAAATAAAAAGTTGGATGCCATTGTTCTGGCTAAGACACCACTAGGTTTTAAAGTTGTAGCGGACAACCAGTATGAGGGGATGCTTTTTGATAATGAGATCTTTGAAGAGATACGTGTAGGTGACCGTAAACAAGTCTATATCAAAAAAGTGAGAAAAGACTATAAATTGGATCTTTCGTTACAGCCCATTGGAAAACAAGCAAAGATAAGTGAAGCTGAAGGCACTATCTTGCAATTATTGAAAGAAGCGGATGGCACTTTGCCTTATACCTATAAAAGTGATGCCGAAGAGATCAAAAAGGTTTTCGGCATGAGTAAGAAGAATTTTAAACGTACGCTGACAGAACTTATCGAAGCTAAAAAGATAGAATTGCTGGATGATGCAATTGTTTTGTTGTAA
- the dsbD gene encoding protein-disulfide reductase DsbD has product MNDLVKKLLLLSFLFSTFASAGFESVLKKQKFLSPDEAFQVSAVLKDEVIETKINMADKIHVYENSLIYRIISPSSVALTVTKPQAHDFDGDMVYEKEVLVTIPVKEIASKVKGDYTLEIEFQGCSDAGICYQPIKKTFDFKGAELGLFDKISKLVNEGNTAKIADILVNESSIFILLLFFIFGLLLSLTPCIFPMIPILSSIIVSQQGRNEKPSVAQAFFTSLVYVVSMALTYTAVGIIAGLVGADIQTAMQTPWVLTLFAAMFVALAFSLFGYYEIGLPASWQSKLSSVSDNAQGKGILGTAVMGLLSALIVGPCVAPPLGGAVLFISHTGDALLGGSALFIMSIGMGMPLLIVGLGAGKFMPKPGGWMTAVSQTFGVMMLGLGIFMLSRILPDSLTMILWALLLIGSALYMGVFNPSSATHGAKKLFQLLAMVFLLYGVSLFIGGISGASSMIRPFEKFTQVQTSVTPTASMSADKESHRGYSVERLMKEVRESEKPVVVDFGKKSCTACTELEEITFPDPRVQEHLKKFTFIKIDLTDNTDADKALLKKFELFGTPNIIFFDKANNYLPEKSLTGFIPPEDFATHLERITQ; this is encoded by the coding sequence ATGAATGATTTAGTAAAAAAGTTACTCTTATTGAGTTTCCTTTTCAGTACATTTGCATCTGCAGGGTTTGAGAGTGTACTGAAAAAACAGAAGTTTTTATCGCCGGATGAAGCATTCCAAGTGAGTGCAGTACTCAAAGATGAAGTGATAGAAACCAAGATCAACATGGCAGATAAAATTCATGTGTATGAAAATTCACTAATATATAGAATCATTTCTCCTTCCTCTGTTGCATTGACCGTTACAAAACCACAAGCACATGATTTTGATGGTGATATGGTGTATGAGAAAGAGGTACTTGTCACTATTCCTGTCAAAGAGATCGCGTCCAAAGTTAAAGGTGATTACACACTTGAGATCGAGTTTCAAGGGTGTTCAGATGCAGGCATCTGTTATCAGCCGATTAAAAAAACTTTTGATTTCAAAGGAGCAGAACTCGGTCTGTTTGATAAGATATCTAAACTCGTCAATGAGGGTAATACAGCGAAAATAGCAGATATACTAGTGAATGAAAGCTCCATATTTATCTTACTTCTTTTCTTTATTTTTGGTTTATTGCTATCTTTGACACCATGTATTTTCCCTATGATACCCATCTTGTCTTCGATTATCGTTTCGCAGCAGGGAAGAAATGAAAAACCAAGCGTAGCCCAGGCATTTTTCACCTCTTTGGTCTATGTCGTTTCTATGGCGCTGACCTATACAGCGGTAGGGATCATAGCGGGACTGGTCGGTGCAGATATCCAGACCGCGATGCAGACACCTTGGGTCTTGACGCTTTTTGCAGCGATGTTCGTGGCTTTAGCATTCTCCCTATTTGGATATTATGAGATAGGGCTTCCAGCTTCATGGCAGTCGAAATTAAGCAGTGTAAGTGACAATGCCCAAGGTAAGGGTATCTTGGGTACGGCTGTGATGGGATTGCTCTCTGCATTGATCGTCGGGCCGTGTGTTGCACCACCGCTTGGCGGGGCTGTACTGTTCATTTCCCATACGGGTGATGCACTTCTGGGAGGGTCAGCACTCTTTATCATGAGTATAGGTATGGGTATGCCACTACTTATTGTCGGACTGGGAGCAGGTAAATTTATGCCAAAACCTGGTGGATGGATGACAGCGGTTTCTCAAACGTTCGGTGTGATGATGCTGGGTCTTGGTATCTTTATGCTTTCACGTATACTTCCGGACAGTCTTACGATGATATTGTGGGCATTGTTGTTGATAGGTTCAGCACTCTATATGGGAGTATTTAATCCTAGCAGTGCAACACATGGTGCAAAGAAACTGTTTCAGCTATTGGCTATGGTATTTTTACTCTACGGGGTATCACTCTTCATCGGCGGTATCAGTGGTGCAAGTTCAATGATCAGACCTTTTGAAAAATTTACACAGGTGCAAACCAGTGTCACACCTACTGCATCTATGAGTGCAGACAAAGAGAGTCACAGAGGCTATAGTGTTGAGCGACTTATGAAAGAGGTACGTGAATCAGAGAAGCCTGTGGTGGTGGACTTTGGGAAAAAGTCTTGTACTGCATGTACAGAACTCGAAGAGATCACATTTCCCGATCCACGTGTACAAGAGCATCTTAAAAAATTCACGTTTATCAAGATAGATCTTACAGACAATACGGATGCAGACAAAGCATTACTGAAGAAGTTTGAACTCTTCGGTACTCCAAACATCATCTTTTTTGATAAAGCAAATAATTACTTGCCTGAAAAAAGTTTGACAGGATTTATCCCTCCTGAAGATTTCGCCACACATTTGGAGCGTATCACGCAATAA